One region of Olleya sp. Hel_I_94 genomic DNA includes:
- a CDS encoding nuclear transport factor 2 family protein, with translation MFSCKVAEVQVDFAKQKVDINYSLEAWHKAAAEANFDAYFNLMTTDGVFIGTDATENWQNNQFKAFAKPYFDKGKAWRFTTISRNIYVYENQKLAWFDELLDTQMEICRGSGIVEKVGDVWKVKHYVLSIAIPNDNVSEVTNLKKVSDSFLKLKLLKNY, from the coding sequence TTGTTTTCGTGTAAAGTAGCAGAAGTGCAAGTGGATTTTGCAAAGCAAAAAGTAGATATAAATTATAGTTTGGAAGCTTGGCATAAAGCTGCTGCAGAAGCCAATTTTGATGCTTATTTTAATTTAATGACCACAGATGGCGTGTTTATAGGTACAGATGCAACCGAAAATTGGCAAAACAATCAATTCAAGGCATTTGCTAAACCTTATTTTGATAAAGGAAAAGCATGGCGTTTTACTACAATATCAAGAAATATTTATGTTTATGAAAATCAAAAATTAGCGTGGTTTGACGAATTATTAGATACACAAATGGAAATTTGCAGAGGATCTGGAATTGTTGAAAAAGTTGGCGATGTATGGAAGGTTAAACATTACGTCTTGTCAATAGCAATTCCAAATGATAATGTAAGTGAAGTGACAAATTTAAAAAAGGTATCAGATAGCTTTTTAAAGTTGAAATTATTAAAAAACTACTAA
- a CDS encoding NAD-dependent epimerase/dehydratase family protein has protein sequence MSEKILIIGAGGQIGSELTYKLRAIHGDANVIASDLNYNNLDLVNSGTFEIIDAMDYASIKICCEKHNIDTIYLMAALLSATGEKYPMKAWDLNMQSLFHVLNLAKAKAIKKVFWPSSIAVFGPTTPTENTPQYTVMEPTTVYGITKQVGERWCEYYHEKYDVDVRSLRYPGIISWKTLPGGGTTDYAVEIYHEALKNKNYECFLTENTALPMMYMDDAIKATVNIMSANSDKIKIRSSYNLSGISFTPKEIAESIKKEIPEFKISYKPDFRQQIADSWPSSIDDTEAREQWDWKHQFDLDGITKDMLSNLSKKS, from the coding sequence ATGAGCGAAAAAATATTAATTATTGGAGCAGGAGGACAAATAGGTTCAGAATTAACCTACAAACTTAGAGCTATTCATGGTGATGCTAATGTTATTGCAAGTGATTTAAATTACAATAACCTTGATTTAGTCAATTCTGGCACATTTGAGATTATCGATGCTATGGATTATGCATCCATTAAAATATGTTGCGAAAAACATAATATTGATACCATTTACCTAATGGCAGCTTTATTAAGTGCTACAGGAGAAAAGTATCCAATGAAAGCTTGGGATTTAAACATGCAATCACTTTTTCATGTATTAAATTTAGCCAAAGCTAAAGCTATTAAAAAAGTATTTTGGCCTTCTAGTATTGCTGTATTTGGACCTACTACTCCAACAGAAAACACTCCTCAATACACTGTTATGGAACCAACTACTGTTTACGGAATTACCAAGCAAGTTGGTGAACGTTGGTGTGAATATTATCACGAAAAATATGATGTAGATGTAAGAAGCTTACGTTATCCAGGAATAATTAGCTGGAAAACGCTACCTGGTGGAGGAACAACAGATTATGCTGTAGAAATCTATCATGAAGCTTTAAAAAATAAAAATTACGAGTGTTTTTTAACCGAAAACACAGCGCTACCAATGATGTACATGGATGATGCTATTAAAGCTACTGTAAATATTATGTCTGCAAATTCTGACAAAATAAAAATTAGATCTTCTTATAATCTTTCTGGAATTAGCTTTACCCCAAAAGAGATTGCAGAATCTATAAAAAAAGAGATTCCAGAATTTAAAATCAGCTATAAGCCTGATTTTAGACAACAAATTGCAGACTCTTGGCCAAGTAGTATTGATGACACTGAAGCTAGAGAGCAATGGGATTGGAAACATCAATTTGATTTAGATGGAATAACCAAAGACATGCTAAGCAACTTAAGTAAAAAGTCTTAG
- a CDS encoding LuxR C-terminal-related transcriptional regulator produces MKIRIYLLFIVLIASQLAQAQYTPYFENFSFSQYDAGNQNWGVSKAENGKVYVANNNGLLVYNGLNWKLNALPNKTTIRSVLVVKDKIYTGSYEEFGYWQYNNKGELIYHSLSHLINRNKSLNEEFWQILQHDNKIIFRSFLNVYVLDNNTITKIESTDTIISCSVSNNTVYVNTLTNGIFTLKDNTLTPFLFSDDLVDAKIIGIANYQNSLLITTALKGSFTLINNNLQPTKLPINDIIKKHQLNSFLKLENGNMVFGTIKNGIYVTNNLGQVIFNINKENGLVNNTVLNIIADNDANIWVCLDNGLSKINLKNNITYYNDVSGKLGAVYDVIKYNDTIYIGSNTGLYYLNNQHQLIFIEGSQGQVWDLKLIDNQLFCGHNDGTFLVKNNTIQLISNFTGGWTIKKIPDNNSYVQGTYGGLVKFNKTEESWAASYLGQPTIPIKYLEFEDKNNIWAAHAYKGLIKVKLNNTFDSIIDYKEYNTKATASDYNIKVYKIKNNICFKTNDGWKTYEPLADSIIPYKFLNDKIGPQSDVVSEDLTNNLFFKNNKGIIQLKATNNDKLVLTRDYYDDRLIVGYENISQINDSIYALNLNNGFLLLNANQNFTVKKPVKPLIEKIQVNDIRVKIDTSVIELPNNGKLSISIASPNSNNHFFEYSLSTNPTKWDKVDNENLVLSNIKNGDFSILFRTSNKAGETSPVKTINLHVLPPWYKSSTGFIIYALALILALGIMYLLHKRKMKKEQKLLEIEFKKEQQQILKEKNIENDRKIIKLKNESLQNEIKLKSKQLANTAIALVKKNEALLEIKKELQINEGQFQNKQVSKRLQKKIDHTIGHKDEWEIFEYNFNQVHEKFFNQLKIKHPKLSHKDLKLCAYIKMNLVTKEIAPLMNISTRGIETHRYRLKRKLNLSSEDSLTDYLNSFI; encoded by the coding sequence ATGAAAATAAGGATATATCTGTTATTTATTGTACTAATAGCAAGTCAACTTGCTCAAGCACAATATACTCCTTATTTTGAAAATTTTTCGTTTTCGCAATATGATGCAGGAAACCAAAACTGGGGCGTTTCTAAAGCTGAAAACGGAAAAGTCTATGTTGCAAATAATAATGGTTTACTAGTATATAATGGTTTAAATTGGAAACTAAACGCATTACCCAACAAAACTACAATCCGCTCTGTTTTAGTTGTTAAAGACAAGATATATACTGGCTCGTATGAAGAGTTTGGCTACTGGCAATACAACAACAAAGGAGAACTAATTTATCATTCGTTGTCGCATTTAATTAATCGAAACAAATCACTTAATGAGGAGTTTTGGCAAATTCTACAACATGACAACAAAATAATCTTTAGATCTTTTTTAAACGTTTATGTTTTAGACAACAATACCATTACAAAAATTGAATCTACTGATACAATCATCTCTTGTTCTGTATCTAACAATACGGTTTATGTTAATACATTAACCAACGGAATATTTACACTAAAAGACAATACCTTAACACCTTTCTTATTTAGCGATGATCTTGTTGACGCTAAAATTATTGGAATAGCCAACTACCAAAATAGTTTATTAATTACAACTGCTTTAAAAGGAAGCTTTACGTTAATAAATAACAACCTACAACCAACTAAGCTTCCAATTAATGATATAATAAAAAAACATCAACTTAATAGTTTTTTAAAATTAGAAAACGGAAATATGGTGTTTGGAACTATAAAAAATGGAATTTATGTTACAAACAACTTAGGGCAAGTCATATTTAATATTAATAAAGAAAATGGACTAGTTAACAACACCGTTTTAAATATAATAGCAGATAATGATGCTAATATTTGGGTTTGTTTAGACAATGGATTATCCAAAATAAATTTAAAAAACAACATAACATACTATAATGATGTTTCTGGTAAACTAGGTGCAGTTTACGATGTAATAAAGTATAATGACACCATTTATATTGGTAGCAACACAGGTCTATATTATTTAAACAATCAACATCAATTAATATTTATTGAAGGGTCTCAAGGACAAGTATGGGATCTTAAACTGATAGATAATCAGTTATTTTGTGGACATAATGATGGTACTTTTTTAGTAAAAAATAACACCATACAGTTAATATCAAACTTTACAGGAGGTTGGACAATAAAAAAAATACCTGATAACAACAGCTATGTTCAAGGAACTTATGGTGGATTAGTAAAATTTAATAAAACAGAAGAAAGCTGGGCTGCATCCTACTTAGGACAACCAACAATCCCAATAAAATATTTAGAGTTTGAAGACAAAAATAATATTTGGGCAGCACATGCTTACAAAGGCTTAATAAAAGTAAAGTTAAATAACACCTTTGATTCCATTATTGATTATAAGGAATATAACACAAAAGCAACTGCTTCCGACTACAACATTAAAGTCTATAAAATTAAAAACAATATTTGCTTTAAAACCAATGATGGATGGAAAACCTACGAGCCATTGGCTGACAGCATAATTCCATATAAATTTTTAAACGACAAAATAGGTCCTCAATCTGATGTCGTTTCAGAAGATTTAACTAATAACTTATTTTTTAAAAACAATAAAGGCATCATTCAACTTAAAGCCACTAACAACGATAAATTGGTTTTAACTAGAGATTATTATGATGACAGACTAATTGTTGGGTATGAAAACATATCACAAATTAATGACTCTATCTATGCGCTTAACTTAAATAATGGCTTTTTATTACTAAATGCAAACCAAAATTTTACCGTTAAAAAACCAGTTAAACCACTAATCGAAAAAATACAAGTAAACGACATTAGAGTAAAGATTGACACTTCGGTAATAGAGTTACCAAATAACGGAAAACTAAGCATATCTATAGCCTCTCCAAACTCTAACAATCATTTTTTTGAATACAGTTTAAGCACAAATCCTACTAAATGGGACAAAGTAGATAATGAAAACTTAGTATTGTCCAACATCAAAAACGGAGACTTTTCAATATTATTCAGGACTTCCAATAAAGCAGGCGAAACCTCTCCAGTAAAAACAATAAATCTTCATGTATTACCACCATGGTACAAGTCTAGTACAGGTTTTATAATATACGCATTAGCCTTAATTTTAGCTTTAGGTATAATGTATTTACTTCATAAAAGAAAAATGAAGAAAGAACAAAAACTACTAGAAATAGAATTTAAAAAAGAGCAACAACAGATTTTAAAAGAAAAAAATATTGAAAATGATCGTAAGATTATTAAACTTAAAAATGAATCACTTCAAAACGAGATCAAATTAAAAAGCAAGCAATTAGCAAATACAGCTATTGCCTTGGTTAAGAAAAATGAAGCTTTATTAGAAATAAAAAAAGAACTTCAAATTAACGAAGGTCAGTTCCAAAATAAACAAGTTAGCAAACGTCTTCAGAAAAAAATTGATCATACCATTGGTCATAAAGACGAATGGGAAATATTTGAATATAACTTTAATCAGGTGCATGAAAAATTCTTCAATCAATTAAAAATTAAACATCCTAAACTATCGCATAAAGACTTAAAATTATGCGCATATATTAAGATGAATTTAGTAACAAAAGAGATTGCGCCTTTAATGAATATTTCTACCAGAGGAATTGAAACACACAGATATCGTTTAAAACGAAAATTAAATTTAAGCTCAGAAGACTCGCTTACAGACTACCTAAACAGCTTCATTTAA
- a CDS encoding SusC/RagA family TonB-linked outer membrane protein has product MKLKLNFLFFFLLSISILAQDKTVTGVVTSAEDGLPLPNVNVIVKGTAKGTSTDFDGNYAITLSQGNIVEFSYIGFKTKNVTITNNNVINIALEVDAQSLEEVVVIGYGAQKKADVTGAITTIKSEDIQKTPNSNVMQSLQGKVAGVQVTSVGSPGDSPSIRIRGVNSYAAGGTPLFVVDGMFYDNIDFLDSSQIQSVSVLKDASSIAIFGRRGVNGVIIIETNGGKFEKKPEITYSGYTGIQHAQNVVKMANAEQFVTMAYESGSESDIQFVQNAIERFGRSRINPNVPNVNTDWYNEVLRDATITSHNIAINGGSESTSYGVNASYFSQDGILDMKNEYERFNLQSNLDFKVSDRLKIGVNSIFSNATKYNPENGAWFQAYFAVPILPVNDYANTDASPIPFSDATLLGYRGSQNPFPSMTYNNNQLKIKKILASVYAEYDLVPDKLSFKTSYSHDYSTIAERNVRLPYFISQNSQRETSSIRRANLTYSTQYWDNTLTYKDNFGDHSFKLLAGSSYGDEQTNSFSATGNDVQGIDLESSWYLNFADPTSFASQVNEIGDRFYTLAYFGRLEYSLKDKYLLNATVRREGDAKFPKKIWETTPAFGVGWVVSKENFMQNSNVIDFLKLRASWGQLANGQLGGSAGTRTVSQLTTAIDDTQTNGIISSSNFTDLEREILEETNFGISARLFNSKLTLEADYFIRDTKKLVVPVDQAIVSNTLLVNAGEMRNQGLEIAANWSQTINDNWSFSVGGNFGTLDNKVTKINTDQGYYDTGSAEFRQRLMVGEPVNAFYGWEIDGVYQNEAQVAADPTAQYELSENSNQLVPGDFIYKDQNNDGKIDADDRVVLGSYLPDFTYGANMQVSYKNFDFSVAIAGQSGNEILNRKRGEVLFTNDTNIDADFAINRWHGEGTSNDYPSSEGRRKGWNQKMSSFFVENGSYFRVQNIQLAYTIPSKLIDGKNLPETKITFTADRPFTSFSYNGFNPEVANGVDRQTYPIPAVYTVGVNIKI; this is encoded by the coding sequence ATGAAATTAAAACTTAATTTTCTATTCTTCTTTTTATTGAGCATTAGTATTTTAGCTCAAGACAAAACTGTAACAGGAGTTGTTACAAGTGCGGAGGATGGTTTACCCTTACCAAACGTTAATGTTATAGTAAAGGGTACAGCTAAAGGAACAAGTACTGATTTTGATGGTAACTATGCTATCACACTTTCTCAAGGCAATATAGTAGAGTTTAGTTACATTGGTTTTAAAACTAAAAATGTTACTATTACTAATAATAACGTTATAAACATCGCTTTAGAAGTGGATGCACAATCCCTAGAAGAGGTTGTTGTTATTGGTTATGGTGCACAAAAAAAAGCAGATGTAACAGGAGCTATCACAACAATAAAATCTGAAGACATCCAAAAAACACCTAACAGTAATGTAATGCAATCTTTACAAGGTAAGGTTGCTGGTGTACAAGTGACAAGCGTAGGGTCTCCAGGAGATTCGCCTTCTATTAGAATACGTGGTGTTAACTCTTACGCTGCAGGTGGAACACCTCTTTTTGTCGTTGACGGAATGTTTTACGACAACATCGATTTTCTAGACAGTAGCCAAATACAAAGCGTATCTGTTTTAAAAGATGCGTCATCAATTGCTATTTTTGGAAGACGTGGTGTTAATGGTGTTATTATCATAGAAACAAATGGTGGTAAATTTGAGAAAAAACCAGAAATCACATATAGTGGATATACAGGTATACAACATGCACAAAATGTGGTAAAAATGGCTAATGCCGAACAATTTGTAACTATGGCTTACGAGTCTGGATCAGAATCTGATATTCAATTTGTACAAAATGCAATTGAAAGATTTGGTAGAAGCAGAATTAATCCGAACGTACCAAATGTAAACACAGACTGGTATAACGAAGTGTTACGAGATGCGACAATTACAAGTCATAATATTGCTATAAATGGTGGTAGCGAGTCTACATCTTATGGTGTCAATGCAAGTTATTTTTCTCAAGATGGTATCTTAGATATGAAAAACGAATACGAGCGTTTTAACCTTCAATCCAATCTTGATTTTAAAGTTTCAGACAGATTAAAAATTGGCGTAAATTCTATTTTTAGTAATGCTACTAAATATAATCCAGAAAATGGCGCATGGTTTCAAGCCTATTTTGCAGTGCCAATTCTTCCAGTTAATGACTATGCAAATACAGACGCATCGCCAATTCCGTTTTCAGACGCTACGCTTTTAGGTTACAGAGGATCTCAAAACCCTTTTCCTTCAATGACCTACAATAACAACCAATTAAAGATAAAAAAAATATTAGCTAGTGTTTATGCAGAGTATGATCTTGTTCCTGACAAGCTTTCTTTTAAAACATCTTATAGCCACGACTACTCTACAATAGCAGAGCGTAATGTAAGATTACCATATTTCATTTCACAAAACTCACAAAGAGAGACGTCTTCTATAAGAAGAGCAAATCTAACCTACTCTACTCAGTATTGGGACAACACCCTTACTTATAAAGACAACTTTGGTGATCACAGTTTTAAATTATTAGCTGGATCGTCATATGGTGATGAGCAAACTAATAGTTTTAGTGCTACTGGTAATGACGTGCAAGGAATAGATTTAGAAAGTTCGTGGTATTTAAATTTTGCAGATCCAACCTCTTTTGCCAGTCAAGTTAACGAAATTGGAGACCGCTTTTACACTTTAGCATATTTTGGAAGATTAGAGTATAGCTTAAAAGATAAGTACTTGTTAAATGCTACAGTTAGACGTGAAGGTGATGCAAAATTTCCTAAAAAAATATGGGAAACAACACCTGCATTTGGTGTAGGATGGGTTGTCTCTAAAGAAAATTTTATGCAAAATAGTAATGTTATAGATTTTCTTAAACTACGTGCAAGTTGGGGGCAATTAGCTAATGGACAATTAGGTGGAAGTGCTGGTACCAGAACAGTATCTCAATTAACAACTGCAATCGACGACACACAAACTAATGGAATTATTAGCTCTAGCAACTTTACAGATTTAGAAAGAGAAATACTAGAAGAGACTAATTTTGGTATTAGCGCAAGGTTATTTAATAGCAAATTAACATTAGAAGCAGATTACTTTATCAGAGACACTAAAAAACTAGTCGTTCCGGTTGATCAAGCAATTGTAAGTAACACTTTATTGGTTAATGCTGGTGAAATGAGAAACCAAGGTCTAGAAATTGCTGCTAATTGGAGCCAAACAATTAATGATAATTGGAGCTTTTCAGTAGGCGGAAACTTTGGAACTTTAGACAATAAAGTAACAAAAATAAACACAGACCAAGGTTATTATGATACTGGTAGTGCAGAATTTAGACAAAGATTAATGGTTGGAGAGCCTGTAAATGCTTTTTATGGATGGGAAATTGACGGAGTCTATCAAAACGAAGCACAAGTAGCTGCAGATCCAACAGCTCAGTATGAGCTTTCAGAAAACAGTAACCAACTTGTACCAGGTGATTTTATTTATAAAGACCAAAATAATGATGGTAAAATTGATGCAGATGACAGAGTGGTGTTAGGCTCATATTTACCTGATTTTACATATGGTGCTAATATGCAAGTAAGCTACAAAAACTTCGATTTTTCTGTTGCAATAGCTGGACAAAGCGGTAATGAAATTTTAAACAGAAAAAGAGGTGAAGTATTATTTACTAATGACACTAACATCGATGCAGATTTTGCCATAAACAGATGGCATGGAGAAGGAACAAGTAATGACTATCCATCTTCTGAAGGTAGAAGAAAAGGTTGGAACCAAAAAATGAGTTCTTTCTTTGTTGAAAATGGATCTTATTTCCGTGTTCAAAACATACAACTTGCCTACACTATCCCTTCTAAGTTAATTGATGGTAAAAACTTACCAGAAACTAAAATAACTTTTACAGCAGATCGTCCATTTACATCTTTTAGCTACAATGGATTTAATCCAGAAGTTGCAAATGGTGTAGACAGACAAACATATCCAATCCCAGCAGTTTATACTGTTGGTGTTAATATTAAAATATAA
- a CDS encoding RagB/SusD family nutrient uptake outer membrane protein, giving the protein MKNLKQLLKPLALLLVAFITTVSCSDKLEENDGQLSADDLDFTASEDMILPLIGAYSETYSRGWEDPLLIGVRGDDVNAGGVGDAQGGFTNADLYNYDNGYWMYNQVWENFYGDITDIVNSGETILKYKEFATGDNISLADQYIAETKVLSGFQHLQMSRLWGDIFIITNSNVSTDIDNGVDTKEDVMLYVSELMDEAIPFLSDMRPNERTDVPGGVTKYTALAIKALANLELENYQAVADITAEIISSNKFTLFPDFYELFKKPGKLSNESLFELQFSDYNTDTGNTNNHLYAPFGPSSWTPAVSTASGGWGFYEPSLKYIKFMIDRDEETRLVTSVCFTPRGIAEIMLDPSYSTLPSYISNTTPDGDVFNDYTRAMFASGKHYLPSNQLTPGRNDYGSSKNFNVIRYSEILLMYAEALTHGASGSIMTADQAVSMVRNRVGMSPLSGVTTDDVMDEKFAELGMEWGIRYFDMIRLNKYDELSYEGRTFTAQDELLPYPQAQLDLLPLE; this is encoded by the coding sequence ATGAAAAATTTAAAACAACTTTTAAAGCCACTAGCATTGTTGTTAGTTGCATTTATCACCACAGTATCTTGTAGTGACAAATTAGAGGAAAATGACGGTCAATTGTCTGCAGATGATTTAGATTTTACTGCATCAGAAGACATGATATTACCATTAATTGGTGCTTATTCTGAAACCTATTCTAGAGGCTGGGAAGATCCATTATTAATAGGCGTACGAGGTGATGACGTAAACGCTGGTGGTGTCGGAGATGCTCAAGGCGGATTTACTAACGCTGACCTTTACAATTATGACAATGGTTATTGGATGTACAATCAAGTTTGGGAAAACTTTTATGGAGATATTACAGATATCGTAAACTCTGGAGAAACAATACTTAAATATAAAGAGTTTGCTACTGGAGACAATATAAGTTTAGCTGATCAATATATCGCAGAAACTAAAGTATTAAGCGGTTTTCAACACTTACAAATGTCACGTCTTTGGGGAGATATTTTTATTATAACTAACTCTAACGTATCTACAGACATAGATAATGGTGTAGACACTAAAGAAGACGTTATGCTTTACGTATCAGAACTTATGGATGAAGCCATCCCTTTTTTATCTGACATGAGACCAAACGAGAGAACAGATGTTCCTGGTGGAGTTACTAAATACACAGCCTTAGCCATTAAAGCTTTAGCAAATTTAGAACTTGAAAACTATCAAGCTGTTGCAGATATTACTGCAGAAATTATTAGCTCTAATAAGTTTACTTTATTTCCTGATTTTTACGAATTATTTAAAAAACCAGGAAAACTAAGCAACGAAAGTTTATTTGAATTACAATTTTCAGATTACAACACTGATACAGGTAACACAAACAACCATCTATATGCACCTTTTGGACCTTCAAGTTGGACACCTGCAGTGTCTACAGCTTCTGGTGGATGGGGTTTTTATGAGCCTAGCTTAAAGTATATTAAATTTATGATAGATAGAGATGAGGAAACGCGTCTTGTGACCAGCGTATGTTTTACACCACGTGGTATTGCAGAGATTATGCTAGATCCTAGCTACTCAACTTTACCTAGCTATATAAGTAACACAACTCCAGATGGAGACGTATTTAATGACTACACTAGAGCAATGTTTGCAAGTGGTAAACACTACTTACCTTCTAACCAGTTAACTCCTGGAAGAAACGATTATGGGTCTAGTAAAAACTTTAACGTTATAAGATATTCAGAAATATTATTAATGTATGCAGAAGCACTAACTCATGGTGCATCAGGCTCAATTATGACAGCTGATCAAGCAGTCAGCATGGTTAGAAATCGTGTAGGAATGAGTCCATTATCTGGAGTAACAACAGATGATGTAATGGATGAAAAATTTGCAGAATTAGGTATGGAATGGGGAATCAGATACTTTGATATGATTAGACTTAATAAGTATGATGAGTTAAGCTACGAAGGTAGGACGTTTACGGCTCAAGACGAGCTTTTACCTTACCCACAAGCACAACTTGACTTACTTCCATTAGAATAA
- a CDS encoding LamG domain-containing protein: protein MKNISKYIVSLVVLVLMSSCYEGIDPLTEVNPGPDAGAPTVNVIFPTEGTAIQDIAIESAIDIQFEVSDDIEIQIISVKVDGNQIATFNSFLDYRNFNASVPHSGITSGEHTVEVSATDISGNITSTLVNFSKEPPYSPLFNGEFFYMPFDGTFTELVTITDPAQTGNPSFAGESFLGTNSYKATTDSYLTFPLDQTNLGNQFTGAFWYKVNASPDRSGILTIGDDEIDRNQGFRLFREGSATEQRIKINIGTGASDSWNDGGVIDVTAGEWIHIAFTISATESVIYFNGVPVNTIALSNPIDWTGCNDINIGAGGPTFSYWNHLSDNSAMDELRLFNIAMTQTEIQNMINVTNPYTPIYNGETFYMPFDGSNTDLISLQTASEVGTPQSTSDSYSGSDAFTATTDSYLTFPTNNLFGSDQFSTTFWYKVNATPDRSGILTVGDDADDRNQGFRLFREGNATEQRIKVNIGTGTAESWNDGGVIDVTAGQWVHIALTVSPTESKIYINGAETLTSALGASIDWTGCTQMVIGAGGPTFDYWGHLSDSSLMDELRIYNTTLTQAEIQSML, encoded by the coding sequence ATGAAAAATATTAGTAAATATATAGTATCACTAGTTGTATTAGTCTTAATGTCATCTTGCTACGAAGGTATAGACCCATTAACAGAGGTTAATCCTGGACCAGATGCTGGAGCACCAACTGTAAATGTGATTTTTCCAACAGAAGGTACAGCAATTCAAGACATAGCAATTGAAAGCGCAATTGATATTCAGTTTGAAGTTTCGGATGATATCGAAATTCAAATCATCTCTGTTAAAGTAGATGGTAATCAAATTGCAACCTTTAATTCGTTTTTAGACTATCGCAATTTCAATGCAAGTGTACCACATAGCGGAATCACAAGTGGTGAACATACTGTAGAGGTTAGCGCTACAGATATCTCAGGAAACATAACTAGTACATTAGTTAATTTTAGCAAAGAGCCTCCTTATTCTCCTTTATTTAATGGAGAATTTTTCTACATGCCATTTGATGGAACATTTACTGAGCTGGTAACCATTACTGATCCAGCGCAAACAGGTAATCCTTCATTTGCAGGAGAAAGCTTTTTAGGTACAAACTCTTATAAAGCAACAACAGATTCTTATCTAACATTTCCTTTAGATCAAACCAATTTAGGCAACCAATTTACTGGAGCCTTTTGGTATAAAGTTAATGCTTCTCCTGATAGATCTGGAATTTTAACTATTGGAGATGATGAAATAGACAGAAACCAAGGCTTTAGATTATTTAGAGAAGGTAGTGCGACAGAACAACGTATCAAAATAAATATTGGTACAGGAGCTTCTGACAGTTGGAATGATGGAGGCGTAATAGATGTTACTGCTGGAGAGTGGATCCATATTGCATTTACAATTTCGGCAACAGAGAGTGTTATTTATTTTAACGGAGTACCAGTAAACACTATAGCATTATCTAATCCTATAGACTGGACTGGATGTAATGATATTAACATAGGTGCAGGAGGTCCAACATTTAGTTATTGGAATCATTTATCGGATAATAGCGCAATGGACGAGTTAAGATTATTCAACATAGCAATGACACAAACAGAAATCCAAAACATGATTAATGTGACTAATCCATATACACCAATCTATAATGGCGAAACATTTTACATGCCTTTTGATGGCAGTAATACCGATTTAATTAGCTTACAAACTGCTTCAGAAGTAGGAACACCACAGTCAACATCTGATAGTTATTCTGGAAGCGACGCTTTTACAGCGACAACAGATTCATACTTAACATTCCCTACAAATAATCTTTTTGGTAGCGACCAGTTTAGCACAACCTTTTGGTATAAGGTAAATGCAACACCTGATAGATCCGGAATTTTAACCGTAGGCGATGATGCTGATGACAGAAACCAAGGCTTTAGATTATTTAGAGAAGGTAACGCGACAGAACAACGTATAAAAGTTAATATCGGAACAGGTACTGCTGAAAGTTGGAATGATGGAGGCGTAATAGATGTTACTGCTGGACAATGGGTACACATAGCCTTAACAGTATCTCCTACTGAAAGTAAAATTTACATTAATGGAGCCGAAACCCTAACATCTGCTCTTGGAGCAAGTATTGATTGGACTGGTTGTACACAAATGGTTATTGGTGCTGGTGGACCAACCTTTGATTATTGGGGACACCTATCTGATAGTAGTCTAATGGACGAATTACGTATATATAACACAACACTTACACAGGCTGAAATCCAGTCTATGTTATAA